One part of the Bacillus sp. FJAT-27916 genome encodes these proteins:
- a CDS encoding GNAT family N-acetyltransferase produces the protein MFQKEFYQQEWSYVIRQARKEDAKELAEVRLRIDGETVYMDRERGEDYLDSEAFSRIIEQDDEKENHLFLVAEAKGQIAGFSRCIGNDLRRSAHRAEFGVCVLQEFWGHGIGRHLLEESIKWADEIGLEKITLTVLKTNTKAIHLYEENGFEVEGILKKDKRLSDGTYYDTLIMSRFKEEFPLSKGNV, from the coding sequence ATGTTTCAGAAAGAATTCTATCAACAGGAATGGTCTTATGTCATTCGGCAGGCACGGAAAGAGGATGCAAAGGAATTAGCGGAAGTCAGGCTGAGGATTGATGGAGAAACCGTATATATGGACCGGGAACGAGGTGAAGATTATTTAGATTCCGAGGCATTCAGCCGCATCATAGAGCAAGATGACGAAAAGGAGAACCATTTGTTCCTAGTTGCAGAAGCAAAAGGGCAGATTGCCGGGTTCTCCCGCTGTATTGGGAATGATTTAAGGAGAAGCGCCCATAGAGCAGAATTTGGGGTATGCGTTCTTCAAGAATTCTGGGGACATGGCATAGGCAGACACTTACTTGAAGAGTCAATCAAATGGGCAGATGAAATTGGGCTTGAAAAAATCACGTTAACCGTCCTTAAAACAAACACAAAAGCGATCCATCTTTATGAGGAAAACGGGTTCGAAGTGGAAGGAATCTTGAAGAAGGATAAGCGGTTATCTGATGGAACCTACTATGATACTCTCATTATGAGCAGATTCAAGGAGGAATTTCCATTATCTAAAGGGAATGTTTAA
- a CDS encoding GNAT family N-acetyltransferase, with amino-acid sequence MIEITLADLTHVKGIQDVCSAGYRATYPDLRSEDYIERVIKEFYNVERIEKEVTEHSREWGGYFVAVENGKVIGAAGGGMVHETLGELYVLYLDPDRRGEGIGTLLLNAVTAQQKEWGATEQRVAVAKDNQKAIPFYEARVFRFMAEKRSYSSSEQDGYVSLHYSRRI; translated from the coding sequence ATGATTGAAATTACACTTGCTGACTTAACTCATGTAAAAGGAATCCAGGATGTATGCTCCGCAGGCTATCGCGCAACCTATCCAGACCTGCGATCTGAAGACTATATCGAACGGGTCATTAAGGAATTTTACAATGTGGAGCGCATTGAAAAAGAAGTGACCGAACACTCCCGCGAATGGGGCGGATATTTTGTCGCCGTCGAAAACGGGAAAGTCATCGGTGCCGCAGGAGGCGGAATGGTTCATGAGACACTTGGTGAACTCTATGTCCTCTATCTAGATCCAGACCGCCGCGGCGAAGGAATCGGCACACTTCTCCTCAATGCCGTCACTGCCCAGCAGAAGGAATGGGGGGCGACTGAGCAGCGAGTAGCTGTAGCCAAAGACAATCAGAAAGCGATTCCTTTCTATGAAGCACGCGTATTCCGTTTCATGGCTGAGAAAAGAAGTTATTCCAGCAGCGAACAGGATGGGTATGTAAGCTTGCATTACAGCAGGCGAATTTAA
- a CDS encoding GNAT family N-acetyltransferase has protein sequence MGEIHYRKNERITAEQLAEVFKASGIRRPVEDKPRLERMLHHADILITAWDNERLVGVARALTDYSYCCYLSDLAVDQEYQHKGIGKELIQEVKREIGEEAALILLASPIAMDYYPKIGFNCIENGYIIPRKC, from the coding sequence ATGGGAGAGATTCATTACCGAAAAAATGAACGAATTACCGCCGAGCAGCTGGCAGAGGTATTCAAGGCTTCAGGCATACGAAGACCCGTAGAGGATAAGCCAAGGCTTGAGAGGATGCTCCATCATGCTGATATTCTGATTACAGCCTGGGATAACGAGCGTCTGGTCGGTGTTGCCAGGGCCTTAACGGATTATAGCTACTGCTGCTATTTATCTGACTTGGCAGTGGACCAAGAGTACCAGCATAAAGGCATCGGCAAGGAGCTGATACAGGAAGTGAAAAGGGAGATTGGCGAAGAAGCTGCCCTTATTTTGCTTGCCTCTCCCATTGCAATGGACTATTATCCGAAAATTGGCTTCAATTGCATTGAAAACGGCTATATCATTCCGCGTAAATGCTAA
- a CDS encoding HAD family hydrolase — MIKAIIFDFDGLIFDTETCELKSFEELYAKYGVTFPKEEWLKIIGTISTYDPYASLMAAVPHLNMNDLMAERESFFEKIVEGESVREGVKEYIERGKELGLKVAIASSSSRRWIEKYLGVIGLDISLFDVICTSDDVKNVKPDPELYEKVLSHFDIKPDEAIVFEDSANGSLAAIRANIPCVIVPNEVTKGLIFDERVVLRLNSKKDMELDRVIEFISSLK; from the coding sequence ATGATTAAGGCAATTATTTTTGATTTTGATGGATTAATCTTTGATACAGAAACATGTGAGCTGAAATCCTTCGAGGAGCTCTATGCAAAATACGGGGTGACATTCCCGAAAGAAGAATGGCTGAAGATTATCGGTACCATCTCGACATATGACCCGTATGCTTCATTGATGGCAGCTGTTCCGCACTTAAATATGAACGATCTCATGGCTGAACGTGAAAGCTTTTTTGAAAAAATCGTAGAGGGCGAGAGTGTGAGAGAGGGTGTAAAGGAATACATAGAGAGAGGGAAGGAGCTTGGGCTAAAAGTAGCCATCGCCTCCAGTTCGTCTAGAAGATGGATTGAAAAGTATCTTGGTGTCATCGGACTCGACATTTCTCTTTTTGATGTCATCTGTACATCAGATGACGTCAAAAATGTAAAACCAGATCCAGAGCTGTATGAAAAGGTATTAAGTCATTTTGACATTAAACCGGATGAGGCAATCGTTTTTGAGGATTCCGCAAATGGTTCGCTTGCTGCCATTCGTGCCAATATCCCATGTGTCATCGTACCGAATGAAGTCACAAAGGGATTAATCTTTGATGAACGAGTGGTCTTACGCTTAAATTCAAAGAAGGATATGGAGCTTGATCGTGTAATCGAATTTATCAGCTCTCTCAAATAA
- a CDS encoding NUDIX domain-containing protein, with amino-acid sequence MPIRNSAKAIIIKDGSVLLTKNQHEDVLFYLFPGGGQEHGETLEDALKRECIEEIGQEIMIGELLHIREYIGKNHEHASYDKDIHQVEFFFACKLASPQENHGQPTRPDDYQVGVEWIPLTELKTIPVYPKKLGAILTNTEKSPFYLGDIN; translated from the coding sequence ATGCCCATACGGAATTCAGCAAAAGCCATCATTATAAAGGATGGCTCTGTACTGTTGACAAAGAATCAGCATGAAGATGTCCTATTCTATCTGTTTCCCGGCGGCGGTCAGGAGCATGGCGAGACATTGGAGGATGCCTTGAAACGGGAATGCATCGAGGAGATTGGCCAGGAAATAATGATCGGCGAGCTGCTTCATATCCGGGAATACATTGGAAAGAATCATGAGCATGCCTCCTATGACAAGGATATCCATCAGGTTGAATTTTTCTTTGCATGTAAGCTAGCCAGTCCACAGGAGAATCACGGCCAGCCAACCAGACCGGATGATTATCAGGTAGGTGTGGAATGGATTCCGTTAACAGAGCTCAAGACTATCCCTGTTTATCCAAAGAAGCTTGGAGCCATACTCACCAATACAGAGAAAAGCCCATTCTACTTGGGCGATATCAATTAG
- a CDS encoding SDR family oxidoreductase has translation MTQVQRKAALVTGASDSRDIGTAICRQLASQGFDVFFTHWKADQKWIGILQRELEGSGVRCEGVEMDLSEADAAVQLLNTAQSSIGIPVVLVNNAAHSVRDGYENLDATILDEHYQVNMRTTFLLSVEFARRLKEAGMQGGRIINLTSGQDLGPMPGELAYAATKGAITAFMKTLSAELAHEDITVNAVNPGPTDSTWMDEGIREHLLPKFPMGRIGQPTDAAKLIGFLASEEAGWITGQVIHSEGGFLRG, from the coding sequence TTGACACAAGTACAGAGGAAGGCTGCCCTGGTCACCGGTGCGAGTGACTCAAGGGATATTGGGACCGCTATTTGCCGTCAGCTGGCCAGCCAAGGCTTTGATGTGTTCTTTACGCATTGGAAGGCGGACCAGAAGTGGATAGGTATATTGCAGCGGGAATTGGAGGGATCAGGTGTGCGGTGTGAAGGAGTAGAGATGGATCTATCTGAGGCGGATGCCGCGGTGCAGCTGCTCAATACCGCTCAATCATCCATTGGTATTCCTGTCGTATTGGTGAATAATGCAGCCCATTCCGTTCGGGATGGATATGAGAATTTGGATGCAACAATCTTGGATGAGCATTATCAGGTCAATATGAGGACTACCTTCCTGCTTTCGGTGGAATTTGCCCGCCGCTTAAAAGAAGCTGGAATGCAAGGCGGAAGAATTATCAATCTCACCTCTGGGCAGGATCTTGGCCCAATGCCAGGCGAGCTTGCTTATGCAGCCACGAAGGGAGCCATTACAGCCTTCATGAAAACATTGTCAGCAGAGCTCGCGCATGAGGACATAACGGTTAATGCGGTGAATCCGGGACCGACTGATTCCACCTGGATGGATGAAGGAATACGTGAGCATTTATTGCCTAAATTTCCGATGGGCCGTATTGGCCAGCCGACTGACGCCGCTAAACTGATTGGCTTTTTAGCCAGTGAAGAAGCCGGATGGATTACGGGCCAGGTGATTCATTCGGAGGGAGGATTCCTGCGTGGGTAA
- a CDS encoding YfiT family bacillithiol transferase translates to MDVRYPIGSFQYDGEMDMEVVNKWVKEIEELPRMLQDAVKDLDDEQLDTPYRLDGWTIRQVIHHLADSHMNAYIRLKLALTEESPVVKTYDETKWAELNDYQFSVEGSLLLLKGLHKRWAELLRTLSQSEMEKTFIHPDLGEVLTYQNIGMYAWHGKHHLAHITSLLEQKGW, encoded by the coding sequence ATGGATGTGAGATACCCAATCGGCTCGTTTCAATATGATGGTGAGATGGATATGGAAGTGGTTAATAAGTGGGTCAAGGAGATTGAAGAACTGCCGCGTATGCTGCAGGATGCTGTAAAAGATTTAGATGACGAACAGCTTGATACGCCCTACCGTCTGGATGGATGGACGATTCGCCAGGTCATTCATCATCTCGCTGATAGTCATATGAATGCCTATATTCGCTTGAAGCTTGCATTAACAGAGGAAAGTCCTGTCGTTAAAACGTATGATGAAACGAAATGGGCTGAGTTGAATGATTATCAATTCTCTGTTGAAGGTTCTTTGCTGCTTTTGAAAGGGTTGCATAAACGCTGGGCTGAGCTGCTTCGTACTTTGAGTCAATCAGAAATGGAGAAGACATTCATTCATCCAGATTTAGGGGAAGTCTTGACTTATCAAAATATCGGGATGTATGCGTGGCATGGGAAGCATCATCTTGCCCATATTACGTCCTTGCTTGAGCAGAAGGGTTGGTGA